The window GGCTCCGGCCGGTGGATTACCTAATCGTCGATACTCCGCCCAACGACACCCGGACCCTGCAGGACACGGCCAAGCAGTCGCACTACATGCTTATCCCCCTGCTTCCGGGGGCCGGCGAGATGGACCGCTTGCAGGAAACGGTGCAGGCCCTCGCCAAGGTGAAATTGCAGCCTGGGGTCAGACTCGGTTTCGTGCTCAACCGCGCTGAACATGACAACGTCAGCGCCGCCATGCGCCCAGCCCTGGAGGAACTTGGGTATCCCGTGGTCGCTCAGGTCCGCAAGGCGGTCGATTATCAGCGGGCGTTCGGCGGACTCATTCCACGTCATCTGACGCCGCCCTTCACTGAAGCCCTGCGCGCCCTGGAGGTCACCGCATGACCAAGAAGTCGACCGACGCGAGCAGCATCCTGGGCGCAGCGCGGCGCGCAGCGGAAGTGCAGCGCCCGAAGGCCGAGGAAGAACCGCGCCTCCTGGAAAAGCGGATCAATGTGGCCCTGCGCCCGCAGACGCACAAGCGCCTCAAGCTCCTGAGCGTTCAGCGAGAGATGACGGTGCAGGATCTGGCGGAGGAACTCCTGCAAGAGGTTCTCGAA of the Deinococcus reticulitermitis genome contains:
- a CDS encoding ParA family protein, with translation MLSRKGGVGKTLLSVGLAQVLGEQGHRVALLDRDPEGSAMGWKHGADESRIVLPYEVIGPIEATRLRPVDYLIVDTPPNDTRTLQDTAKQSHYMLIPLLPGAGEMDRLQETVQALAKVKLQPGVRLGFVLNRAEHDNVSAAMRPALEELGYPVVAQVRKAVDYQRAFGGLIPRHLTPPFTEALRALEVTA